In a genomic window of Brettanomyces nanus chromosome 1, complete sequence:
- a CDS encoding uncharacterized protein (BUSCO:EOG093411LO) → MDNEDDLLLDDSQTARLRELLDAEDDNEEAVVFSDDDNQHTNKISEQMMDDATDDEDYIEDGEEADEDNDEEEGPDDNDASNGYTFGFSDEEDAELSESDIDEEFEFRNALREASNFKIKTKKHKGKEEEKQDKKKKKKQKGGLAALRRKIRRENTSPEVKVLLGKANESFVHNELTTASKLYLEVVRQDKNNFSAYKTLGEIARLQGDYNRCSNFWLLAAHIHGWDYEFWRELAELSVELGHQRQAMYCYTKAIRASHHKDYESIFARACLYREKNKFKRATDSLLKLRVILPHEPKIIRELAKVYVDENRANDAITMYNKILEENMTFRRLGLKGEKVTLKNIEFEWSELNILSELYSSKGAWLLGIKALRQISRWIQHREDQEFWDEHPEIDVEFDERRFDYPKFQNFTIIEKKKEYSLPVDIRVQLGLFRLNSKTDTEALKQFSFLLDQPIDDTTDLFLKVGTELESFGLYKEALEFLVPLSYIEDQNTPELVLAIAKCMRETHDFENAKEAYMTLLEHNPNDVEIKVALAEVCFYLNDMESTARLYKEAKEQRLKEKASARSNLLKHGRNNDEAEEEAESEVATEEETDDEIFNKSHQALIADLPQKKSKKKKIEVSAGELKSMEAKSETRIKKQYSRASRILETLEQRASPTMNTNSKAIASLWIELSSDLIEIFSMYKCFFSSERARRFNIGLRKRTAKLSVDHKLSRMRYLQNEIILSSEMDQPEQALTRSSFKGIDYEQWYDLFMKYSLMIAQYEKDVDSAMTILDIAKHINVFKEQELTTTLVGLSVGLLTKDRDLVQNQVRTLMNDYQFCPTILKVFLASYVPDACNSSHYADPSTQKYILRQVKAYDSLKEGKEVSGMAAITNKNVDLTKNHPLLNYIYASFLYFNKSYYSSLAYCLKLYHDFDKDPSLLFLLALSNLNRSTQRKTLNTNFQILQGLTFLFEYVELKDFDDPYQKMEALYNVGRAFHQLGLDNIAINFYEKVLSILVDEEAYDLKRETAYNLYIIYNIHQNFRLAEEIMNKYLVV, encoded by the coding sequence ATGGACAATGAAGACGACTTACTTCTTGACGATAGTCAGACTGCCCGATTACGAGAGCTCTTGGACGCCGAAGACGATAACGAAGAGGCTGTTGTGTtttctgatgatgacaatCAACATACTAATAAGATTAGCGAACAGATGATGGATGATGCAACTGATGACGAAGATTATATTgaggatggagaagaagccgATGAGGACaatgacgaagaagagggtCCAGACGATAACGACGCGTCTAATGGATATACCTTTGGTTTTTCAGACGAGGAAGATGCTGAGCTCAGTGAATCTGACATTGACGAGGAGTTTGAGTTCCGAAATGCTTTGAGAGAAGCATCGAACTTTAAGATAAAGACGAAGAAGCATAAGgggaaggaagaagagaagcaggataagaagaaaaagaagaagcagaaaggaGGTCTTGCTGCTCTAAGGAGAAAGATTCGTAGAGAAAATACGTCTCCTGAAGTGAAGGTCCTACTTGGGAAGGCCAACGAATCGTTTGTTCATAATGAGTTGACTACCGCATCAAAACTATACCTTGAAGTTGTGAGGCAAGATAAGAACAATTTCAGTGCTTACAAGACATTGGGAGAGATCGCACGATTGCAAGGTGATTATAATCGATGTTCCAATTTCTGGCTCCTTGCTGCTCACATTCATGGCTGGGATTACGAATTCTGGAGGGAGTTGGCCGAATTATCGGTGGAATTAGGACACCAAAGACAGGCAATGTACTGTTATACTAAAGCCATAAGAGCCTCTCATCATAAGGATTATGAATCGATCTTTGCCAGAGCTTGCCTttatagagaaaagaacaagttCAAGCGTGCCACTGACAgtttgttgaagttgagaGTGATACTACCGCACGAGCCGAAAATTATTCGtgaattggccaaagtTTATGTGGACGAGAATCGCGCCAACGATGCTATCACCATGTACAACAAGATCCTTGAGGAAAACATGACATTTCGAAGATTAGGCTTGAAGGGTGAGAAAGTCACTCTTAAAAATATTGAATTTGAGTGGTCTGAACTCAACATCCTATCGGAATTATACAGCAGTAAAGGAGCTTGGTTGCTTGGTATCAAAGCCTTGCGCCAGATATCTAGGTGGATTCAACacagagaagatcaagagtTTTGGGACGAGCATCCAGAAATTGATGTGGAGTTTGATGAGCGGAGGTTTGACTATCCGAAGTTTCAGAACTTCACCATcatagagaaaaagaaagagtattCTTTACCTGTTGATATCCGGGTTCAGCTCGGATTATTTCGACTCAATTCCAAGACTGATACGGAGGCTTTGAAGCAATTCAGCTTCTTGTTGGACCAACCAATCGACGATACTACGGATTTGTTTTTGAAAGTAGGCACTGAATTGGAAAGTTTTGGTCTCTATAAGGAGGCTCTTGAGTTTTTAGTTCCTCTTTCTTATATTGAAGATCAGAACACTCCAGAATTGGTTCTAGCTATTGCAAAATGCATGAGGGAGACTCACgactttgaaaatgccaAGGAAGCTTACATGACACTCTTGGAGCATAATCCAAATGACGTCGAAATAAAGGTTGCACTAGCCGAAGTTTGCTTTTATCTCAACGATATGGAATCTACTGCTAGACTCTACAAAGAAGCTAAAGAGCAGAggttgaaagagaaagcatcAGCGCGATCTAATTTGCTGAAGCACGGAAGAAACAATGACGAGGCTGAAGAGGAGGCAGAGTCAGAGGTCGCAACAGAAGAGGAAACCGATGATGAGATTTTCAACAAGAGTCATCAAGCATTAATTGCAGATTTACCtcaaaagaagagcaaaaagaagaaaattgagGTGAGCGCAGGAGAGTTGAAGTCTATGGAGGCGAAGTCAGAAACACGAATCAAGAAGCAGTATTCCAGagcttcaagaatcttAGAGACTTTGGAACAACGAGCTTCACCGACGATGAATACCAATTCAAAGGCCATTGCGTCACTTTGGATTGAACTTTCGTCTGATCTTATCGAAATTTTCTCGATGTacaaatgcttcttctcctctgaaagagcaagaagattCAATATTGGACTTCGAAAGAGAACTGCCAAGTTAAGTGTTGATCACAAACTTTCCAGAATGAGATATTTGCAAAACGAGATCATACTTTCCTCTGAGATGGACCAACCAGAGCAAGCTTTAACGAGGTCTTCATTTAAAGGGATTGACTACGAACAGTGGTATGATCTTTTCATGAAATACTCATTGATGATCGCACAGTACGAAAAGGACGTCGATAGTGCGATGACGATTTTAGACATCGCTAAGCATATTAACGTGTTCAAGGAGCAGGAGTTAACTACCACTCTTGTAGGACTGTCGGTAGGTCTACTTACTAAGGATCGCGATTTGGTCCAGAATCAGGTTAGAACTCTTATGAATGATTATCAGTTTTGTCCTACGATTCTCAAAGTATTCTTGGCTTCTTATGTACCGGATGCATGCAATTCTTCACATTATGCAGATCCTTCCACTCAGAAGTACATACTTCGTCAGGTGAAAGCATACGATTCGCTGAAGGAGGGAAAAGAAGTGTCTGGAATGGCTGCCATCACGAACAAAAATGTCGATCTCACCAAGAATCATCCACTTTTGAACTACATTTATGCCTCCTTCCTTTATTTCAACAAATCCTATTACTCATCGCTGGCCTACTGCTTGAAGCTCTATCACGACTTTGATAAGgatccttctcttctcttcttacttgCATTGTCAAACTTGAACCGCTCCACCCAGAGGAAGACGCTCAATACAAACTTCCAGATTCTCCAGGGACTCACTTTTCTATTTGAGTACGTGGAACTCAAAGATTTTGACGATCCTTACCAAAAAATGGAGGCTCTATACAACGTTGGAAGAGCCTTTCATCAACTAGGATTGGATAACATAGCCATCAACTTTTACGAAAAAGTTTTGTCTATACTGGTGGACGAGGAAGCTTATGACTTGAAGAGGGAAACAGCTTACAACCTCTACATAATATACAATATCCACCAGAATTTTAGGCTTGCAGAGGAGATTATGAACAAATACTTGGTGGTTTAA
- a CDS encoding uncharacterized protein (BUSCO:EOG09342OU0): MEMAANAGEDGYFGNGVPIAQTFEDYFRCYPVEMMPDASNKETANYGGKVFLPQSALHRLTMMNIRYPMLFNITSESSGKSTHSGVLEFTAEEGRCYMPQWIMDTLVAEPGTLVKVQTTDLPQGSFVKLEPQSVDFLEISDPRAVLENALRNFATLTVNDIIELHYNDQIYKIKVLEVKPESESNSICVIETDLETDFAPPVGYVEPDYKKQKEDNAKLRREKALHAPSLRGEGSMAKQINYSKLVSKNESQGDAFQGTGVKLSGKKVSKEASDIEEIKTPDLTGPPKHLDLPDGYLFFGFPVVPYKDEVEEAEKQREQSQDQLFKGEGHTLRHAKKRKDKNNAQFPVKNKAHSPDTIVID; encoded by the coding sequence ATGGAGATGGCAGCTAATGCAGGGGAAGATGGTTATTTTGGCAACGGTGTTCCTATTGCGCAGACTTTCGAGGACTATTTCCGGTGCTATCCTGTGGAGATGATGCCCGATGCTAGTAATAAGGAGACGGCTAATTATGGAGGCAAGgtgtttcttcctcagtCTGCATTACATAGGCTTACAATGATGAACATCAGATATCCAATGTTGTTCAACATCACCTCTGAGTCTTCGGGTAAATCCACTCATAGTGGAGTGTTGGAATTCACTGCTGAAGAAGGTAGATGCTATATGCCGCAGTGGATAATGGATACGCTGGTGGCAGAGCCCGGTACTCTAGTCAAGGTACAGACGACGGATTTACCACAAGGTAGTTTTGTCAAATTGGAGCCCCAATCTGTGGATTTCCTAGAAATCAGTGACCCTAGAGCCGTGTTGGAGAACGCTTTACGGAATTTCGCCACTTTGACTGTAAATGACATCATCGAATTGCATTATAATGATCAGATATATAAGATAAAGGTGTTGGAGGTGAAGCCAGAGTCTGAAAGTAACAGTATCTGTGTTATTGAGACCGACTTGGAGACAGATTTTGCTCCTCCTGTCGGTTACGTCGAGCCCGACTATaagaaacagaaggaaGATAATGCCAAGCTTCGGCGTGAGAAAGCACTGCATGCACCGTCGTTAAGAGGTGAAGGTTCTATGGCCAAGCAAATCAATTACAGCAAGTTAGTTAGCAAAAACGAGAGTCAAGGTGACGCTTTCCAGGGAACTGGTGTCAAACTATCGGGAAAGAAGGTTTCTAAGGAGGCTTCTGATatagaagagatcaaaaCACCCGATCTTACGGGACCTCCAAAGCATTTGGATTTACCAGATGGATACTTGTTCTTTGGTTTTCCCGTGGTGCCCTATAAAGATGAGGTGGAAGAGGCGGAAAAACAGCGTGAACAGAGTCAGGATCAATTATTCAAGGGAGAAGGTCATACATTAAGGCatgccaagaagagaaaggataAAAACAATGCACAATTCCCAGTCAAGAATAAGGCACATTCTCCCGATACCATAGTGATAGATTGA
- a CDS encoding uncharacterized protein (EggNog:ENOG41) produces the protein MKFSSTVLATIAALMVTSDASVTTSHSTSCYDILWWTECSTKTYTITIADPVTSTTTPTTTSTSTSTTPTTSSVVVVPSTDSSSVISSTAVPSSSAAPSSSAAPSSSAAPSSSAVQSSSAVQSSSAAPSSSYVASSSPASSSSDAPATNIITSVTPTSTTSGLSDADIAELAVLFDDIEGNEVQYLGYLATAGVAIPDGLEDLFTLVMSYTDDSYTTLFNTIPVTEYDQIHSLETGLPWYSTRLLPEIEYATASVKPIISYSTTCSKILLGLATSCQTHTSTYYLTVTTSVSTSVPVTSTPVTATSASASSSSIFESSSVIPSSESSSALEPSSVLSSLEPSVPTSSEPLSVSSSSELSVPTSSEPLSVSSSSELSVPTSSEPLSVSSAYESSESSSVSSAYESSESSSVSYTSSDSSLSVTEASSYVSGSSAVLPDADVYEMYVLFEDIAANEDEYLNYLLGDSDVVIPDGLMDLFIDVMTYTDSSFTTIFRDVPLSEFSGINDMVTALPWYSSRLESLLTEVTSVPSTSAVLTSAISAASSIVSSAVSETSSVALSSAVSAASSIVFSVSSVALSSAVSEALSSAVSAASSIVFSVSSVALSSAVSEASSIVSSASSVALSSTVSEASSVASSVSTPSTTAILPSADVYEIYVLFEDIAANEDEYLNYLFNDPSVTIPDGLMDLFIDVMTYTDSSFTTIFEDVPLSEFENINAMVTALPWYSSRLESLLTEATSVPSTSVVLTSGISAVSSIVLSSAGSETSSVALSSAVSAASSIVSSAVSETSSVALSSAVSAASSIVSLFSSAPSSTAVLSSSPVTSISSSVSTPSTTAVLPSADVYEIYVLFEDIAANENEYLNYLATATGVVIPDGLMNLFIDVVSYTDDSFTTIFADVPLSEFEDINAMVTALPWYSSRILALLDGATTVPSTSVGLTSAISAASSIVSSASSVALSSTVSEASSVASSVSTPSTTAVLPSADAYEIYVLFEDIAANENEYLNYLATATGVVIPDGLMNLFIDVVSYTDDSFTTIFADVPLSEFEDINAMVTALPWYSSRILALLDGATTVPSTSVGLTSAISAASSIVSSASSVALSSTVSEASSVASSVSTPSTTAVLPSADAYEIYVLFEDIAANENEYLNYLATATGVVIPDGLMNLFIDVVSYTDDSFTTIFADVPLSEFEDINAMVTALPWYSSRILALLDGATTVPSTSVGLTSAISAASSIVSSASSVALSSTVSEASSVASSVSTPSTTAILPSADAYEIYVLFEDIAANEDEYLNYLFNDPSVTIPDGLMDLFIDVMTYTDSSFTTIFEDVPLSEFEDINAMVTALPWYSSRLESLLTEATSVPSTSVVLTSAISAASSIVSSAVSTTSPVSSTVSSASSSTSTFSMSDYDVYEVYVLFQDIAANEDEYLTYLSSGADVTIPDGLMNLFVDVMTYTDDSYTTLFETMSGAEYSEINEMVTELPWYSSRLLAELATYDAASSSSIASVSTGSSVETTGISVTESTVASTGISETESAVASTGISETESAVASTGISETESAVASTGISESTGSSNAATGYESSGVDGTSVATASSSEDYITTTIVSGTVTIISTYCPDTVKSVTTGEPETITTTIIEDNTTVVKTYCPKCTSTEGSQTTDEAETITTTIVEDNTTVVKTYCPKCTSTEGSQTTDEAETITTTIVEDNTTVVKTYCPKCTSTEGSQTTDEAETITTTIVEDNTTVVKTYCPKCTSTEGSQTTDEAETITTTIVEDNTTVVKTYTETEAASETASMDAASAAGTSGSELTTTLSPEATTLSSSRSASYSAVLASESGASATVSTYQGSANSIKSPATFLAGMSVLLYFLH, from the coding sequence ATGAAGTTCTCGAGTACAGTTCTCGCCACCATTGCTGCATTGATGGTAACATCAGATGCCTCAGTGACTACTTCGCACTCGACTTCCTGTTATGATATTCTTTGGTGGACTGAATGTTCTACAAAGACCTATACTATAACTATTGCAGATCCAGTAACTTCTACAACTACCCCTACAACTACAAGCACTAGTACATCAACTACTCCTACAACGTCTAgtgttgttgttgttcCTTCTACTGATTCTAGTTCTGTTATAAGTTCTACCGCTGTTCCAAGTTCTAGTGCCGCTCCAAGTTCGAGTGCTGCTCCAAGTTCGAGTGCTGCTCCAAGTTCGAGTGCTGTCCAGAGTTCGAGTGCTGTCCAGAGTTCTAGCGCAGCTCCAAGCTCAAGCTATGTTGCAAGTTCCAGTCctgcttcatcttctagtGATGCTCCTGCAACTAATATCATTACCTCCGTGACTCCTACTTCCACCACTTCTGGTCTCTCGGACGCCGATATTGCTGAACTTGCTGTTCTCTTTGACGACATTGAAGGTAACGAGGTTCAGTATCTTGGATACTTGGCCACAGCCGGTGTCGCTATTCCCGATGGATTAGAAGATTTGTTTACTCTGGTCATGTCTTATACCGATGATAGCTACACTACTCTCTTCAATACCATCCCTGTAACCGAGTACGATCAGATCCACTCTCTAGAGACAGGTCTACCATGGTACTCTACGAGACTTCTACCTGAAATTGAGTATGCTACTGCCTCTGTCAAGCCAATTATTTCCTACTCTACCACTTGCAGTAAGATCTTACTCGGTTTGGCCACTTCTTGTCAGACCCATACATCCACATACTATCTTACCGTTACCACCTCGGTGTCTACCTCTGTTCCAGTTACTTCAACACCTGTAACTGCAACATCTGCCTCTGCATCCTCTAGTTCAATTTTCGAGTCTTCATCTGTTataccttcttctgaatcttCTTCGGCTCTTGAACCTTCATCCGTTTTATCATCTCTTGAACCATCTGTTCCAACATCGTCTGAACCTTTATCCGTTTCGTCATCGTCTGAACTATCTGTTCCAACATCGTCTGAACCTTTATCCGTTTCGTCATCGTCTGAACTATCTGTTCCAACATCGTCTGAACCTTTATCCGTTTCATCTGCTTATGAATCTTCTGAGTCTTCCTCAGTTTCATCTGCTTATGAATCTTCTGAGTCTTCCTCAGTTTCTTATACATCCTCAGATTCGAGTTTGTCGGTGACTGAGGCCTCTTCCTACGTTTCAGGCTCTTCTGCCGTTTTACCCGATGCTGACGTTTATGAGATGTATGTCCTTTTCGAAGATATTGCTGCCAACGAAGATGAATACCTTAATTACCTCTTAGGTGATTCGGATGTCGTCATTCCTGATGGCTTGATGGATTTGTTCATCGATGTTATGACCTACACGGATAGTAGTTTCACTACCATCTTTAGAGATGTCCCACTTTCCGAGTTCAGCGGTATTAACGATATGGTTACTGCTCTTCCTTGGTATTCGAGCAGGTTGGAGTCCCTTCTTACTGAGGTGACATCTGTTCCTTCTACATCGGCTGTCTTAACCTCTGCTATTTCTGCAGCCTCGTCGATTGTGTCCTCAGCTGTTTCTGAAACTTCATCTGTCGCTTTGTcttctgctgtttctgcagcttcatcGATTGTGTTCTCCGTTTCATCTGTCGCTTTGTcttctgctgtttctgaagctttgtcttctgctgtttctgcagcttcatcGATTGTGTTCTCCGTTTCATCTGTCGCTTTGTcttctgctgtttctgAAGCTTCATCGATTGTGTCCTCAGCTTCATCTGTCGCTTTGTCATCCACAGTTTCTGAAGCTTCATCTGTTGCATCCAGTGTTTCTACTCCTTCTACAACGGCAATCTTGCCTAGTGCTGATGTCTACGAGATCTATGTTCTTTTCGAAGATATCGCTGCCAACGAAGATGAATACCTTAATTATCTTTTCAATGATCCAAGTGTCACCATTCCTGATGGCTTGATGGATTTGTTCATCGACGTTATGACCTACACGGATAGTAGTTTCACTACCATCTTTGAGGATGTTCCACTTTCCGAGTTTGAGAACATCAATGCTATGGTCACTGCCCTTCCTTGGTACTCAAGCAGGTTAgagtctcttcttactgAAGCCACATCTGTTCCTTCTACATCGGTTGTTTTAACCTCTGGTATTTCCGCAGTCTCGTCGATTGTTTTGTCTTCAGCTGGTTCTGAAACTTCTTCAGTCGCTTTGTcttctgctgtttctgcagcttcatcGATTGTGTCCTCAGCTGTTTCTGAAACTTCATCTGTCGCTTTGTCCTCTGCTGTTTCTGCAGCTTCGTCGATTGTGTCCTTATTCTCGTCCGCTCCATCTTCTACAGCTGTTTTGAGTTCTTCCCCTGTTACATCGATCTCGTCCAGTGTCTCCACTCCTTCCACGACAGCGGTCTTGCCTAGTGCTGATGTCTACGAGATCTATGTTCTTTTCGAAGATATCGCTGCCAACGAAAATGAATATCTTAATTATCTTGCCACTGCTACAGGTGTTGTGATTCCTGATGGCTTGATGAATTTGTTCATTGATGTTGTTTCCTACACGGATGACAGCTTCACCACCATCTTTGCAGATGTTCCACTTTCCGAGTTTGAGGACATCAATGCTATGGTCACTGCTCTTCCTTGGTACTCGAGCAGAATATTGGCTCTTCTTGACGGCGCAACAACCGTTCCTTCTACATCAGTTGGTTTGACCTCAGCTATTTCTGCAGCCTCATCAATTGTGTCCTCAGCTTCGTCTGTCGCTTTGTCGTCCACAGTTTCTGAAGCTTCATCTGTTGCATCCAGTGTCTCTACTCCTTCTACAACAGCAGTCTTGCCAAGTGCTGATGCCTACGAGATCTATGTTCTTTTCGAGGATATTGCTGCCAACGAAAATGAATATCTTAATTATCTTGCCACTGCTACAGGTGTTGTGATTCCTGATGGCTTGATGAATTTGTTCATTGATGTTGTTTCTTACACGGACGACAGCTTTACTACTATCTTTGCGGATGTTCCACTTTCCGAGTTTGAGGACATCAATGCTATGGTCACTGCCCTTCCTTGGTATTCAAGCAGAATATTGGCTCTTCTTGACGGCGCAACAACTGTTCCTTCTACATCAGTTGGTTTGACCTCAGCTATTTCTGCAGCCTCATCAATTGTGTCCTCAGCTTCGTCTGTCGCTTTGTCGTCCACAGTTTCTGAAGCTTCATCTGTTGCATCCAGTGTCTCTACTCCTTCTACAACAGCAGTCTTGCCAAGTGCTGATGCCTACGAGATCTATGTTCTTTTCGAGGATATTGCTGCCAACGAAAATGAATATCTTAATTATCTTGCCACTGCTACAGGTGTTGTGATTCCTGATGGCTTGATGAATTTGTTCATTGATGTTGTTTCTTACACGGACGACAGCTTTACTACTATCTTTGCGGATGTTCCACTTTCCGAGTTTGAGGACATCAATGCTATGGTCACTGCCCTTCCTTGGTATTCAAGCAGAATATTGGCTCTTCTTGACGGCGCAACAACTGTTCCTTCTACATCAGTTGGTTTGACCTCAGCTATTTCTGCAGCCTCATCAATTGTGTCCTCAGCTTCGTCTGTCGCTTTGTCGTCCACAGTTTCTGAAGCTTCATCTGTTGCATCCAGTGTCTCTACTCCTTCTACAACGGCAATCTTGCCTAGTGCTGATGCCTACGAGATCTATGTTCTTTTCGAGGATATCGCTGCCAACGAAGATGAATACCTTAATTACCTTTTCAATGATCCAAGTGTCACTATTCCTGACGGCTTGATGGATTTGTTCATCGACGTTATGACCTACACAGATAGTAGTTTCACTACCATCTTTGAGGATGTTCCACTTTCCGAGTTTGAGGACATCAATGCTATGGTCACTGCTCTTCCTTGGTACTCAAGCAGGTTAgagtctcttcttactgAAGCCACATCTGTTCCTTCTACCTCAGTTGTTTTAACCTCTGCTATttctgcagcttcatcaATTGTGTCCTCAGCTGTTTCTACAACTTCACCTGTCTCTTCTACTGtctcttctgcatcttcttcgacCAGTACGTTCTCGATGTCTGATTATGATGTTTATGAGGTCTATGTTCTTTTCCAGGATATTGCCGCCAACGAGGATGAATATCTTACGTACCTTTCCAGTGGTGCAGATGTCACGATTCCCGACGGCTTGATGAATTTGTTTGTTGATGTTATGACGTACACTGACGACAGCTATACCACTCTATTTGAAACTATGTCTGGTGCCGAATACTCGGAAATCAATGAGATGGTTACCGAATTACCTTGGTACAGTTCTAGGTTGTTGGCAGAACTTGCAACTTATGATGCTGCTTCATCGTCCTCAATTGCCTCTGTTTCTACGGGATCTAGCGTTGAGACAACAGGTATTTCTGTGACTGAGTCCACTGTTGCATCTACTGGTATCTCTGAGACTGAGTCCGCTGTTGCATCTACTGGTATCTCTGAGACTGAGTCCGCTGTTGCATCTACTGGTATCTCTGAGACTGAGTCCGCTGTTGCATCTACTGGTATCTCGGAATCAACTGGCAGCAGTAATGCTGCAACCGGCTATGAGTCTAGTGGTGTCGATGGAACTTCTGTGGCAactgcatcttcttctgaagattACATTACAACCACTATTGTTTCTGGTACCGTCACAATCATTTCGACCTATTGTCCAGATACCGTTAAAAGTGTGACCACTGGAGAACCAGAGACGATCACCACAACAATAATTGAGGACAATACTACTGTTGTCAAGACTTACTGTCCAAAGTGCACCAGTACTGAAGGTTCTCAGACCACTGATGAGGCTGAGACTATCACTACCACTATTGTTGAAGACAACACCACTGTTGTCAAAACTTACTGTCCAAAGTGCACCAGTACTGAAGGTTCTCAGACCACTGATGAGGCTGAGACTATCACTACCACTATTGTTGAAGACAACACCACTGTTGTCAAGACTTACTGTCCAAAGTGCACCAGTACTGAAGGTTCTCAGACTACTGATGAGGCTGAGACTATCACTACCACTATTGTTGAAGACAACACCACTGTTGTCAAGACTTACTGTCCAAAGTGCACCAGTACTGAAGGTTCTCAGACTACTGATGAGGCTGAGACTATCACTACCACtattgttgaagataaCACCACTGTTGTCAAGACTTACACTGAAACAGAAGCTGCCTCCGAAACAGCTTCCATGGATGCTGCTTCTGCAGCTGGTACCAGTGGTTCGGAGCTTACAACAACCTTGTCACCAGAGGCTACCACATTGAGCTCATCTCGTTCTGCCTCTTACTCTGCTGTGTTAGCCAGCGAGTCAGGCGCCTCTGCTACTGTCAGTACCTACCAGGGTTCTGCAAACTCTATTAAGAGTCCAGCTACTTTCCTTGCTGGTATGAgtgttcttctttacttcTTGCACTAA
- a CDS encoding uncharacterized protein (BUSCO:EOG093428RC) → MSLDREEPNYFGAGPAQLPTNVLQQAAKDLINFQGLGIGAGEISHRSAAGVGIVNHTKEYLRKLWQIPVTHEVFFLQGGGTTGFSSIPTNLSAAFAKKSGKKGRPAYVITGSWSKKACEEAERLGFDSQVVVNAKTADGKFGDIPDVDKWTIPVAEDTPYVYYCDNETVHGVEFQEFPYEKFPGVEIVADMSSNFLSKPVDFSKYGLVFGGAQKNVGIAGVTIYIIKKSLLDYPSVKELRKLDIPITPIAFDYPTVISKDSAYNTIPTFAVHIIELVLENLIKKGGIEIQQQENVKKSDLLYSTLEKYPTFYHLPVTKRARSRMNVVFTIKDGSLDAEFLKEASDVKLTGLKGHRSVGGMRASLYNAVTLPSVQLLADFVDKFAKAHQ, encoded by the coding sequence ATGTCTcttgatagagaagaacCTAATTACTTTGGTGCTGGTCCAGCACAGTTGCCCACAAATGTTCTACAGCAAGCTGCAAAAGACCTAATCAACTTTCAAGGCCTTGGAATCGGTGCTGGAGAGATCAGTCATCGTTCCGCTGCTGGTGTAGGAATCGTCAACCATACGAAGGAGTATTTGAGGAAATTGTGGCAGATTCCAGTCACTCATGAGGTTTTCTTTTTACAAGGAGGAGGTACCACTGGATTTTCGTCAATTCCTACCAACTTGTCTGCAGCTTTCGCCAAGAAATCCGGTAAAAAGGGTAGACCTGCCTATGTTATTACTGGTAGTTGGTCCAAGAAGGCTTGTGAAGAGGCTGAGCGATTAGGATTCGATAGTCAGGTTGTTGTGAATGCAAAGACTGCAGACGGGAAATTCGGCGACATTCCGGATGTCGATAAGTGGACTATTCCTGTTGCTGAAGACACTCCATATGTCTATTACTGCGATAATGAGACTGTTCATGGAGTGGAATTCCAAGAGTTCCCTTATGAAAAGTTCCCTGGAGTTGAAATTGTCGCAGATATGTCGTCAAACTTCTTGTCGAAACCGGTAGACTTTTCAAAGTACGGTCTGGTGTTTGGTGGTGCCCAGAAAAACGTTGGTATTGCTGGTGTTACCATCTATATCATCAAAAAGTCCCTTTTGGACTATCCTTCCGTAAAAGAATTGAGGAAGTTAGACATCCCTATCACTCCAATTGCCTTTGATTATCCAACTGTGATCTCTAAGGACTCTGCTTACAATACCATTCCGACTTTTGCTGTTCATATCATCGAGTTGGTTCTTGAAAATTTGATTAAGAAGGGAGGTATTGAGATACAACAACAAGAGAACGTCAAAAAGTCCGACTTACTCTACTCAACGTTAGAGAAGTACCCAACTTTTTATCATCTACCTGTGACCAAGCGTGCCAGATCTAGAATGAATGTTGTGTTCACCATCAAGGATGGTTCTTTAGATGCCGAATTCTTGAAGGAGGCTTCTGATGTCAAATTGACCGGTCTCAAAGGTCACAGATCTGTTGGTGGTATGAGGGCTTCGCTTTACAATGCTGTAACACTTCCGTCAGTGCAGTTGTTGGCTGATTTCGTCGATAAGTTCGCCAAAGCTCACCAGTAA